A window from Roseburia sp. 499 encodes these proteins:
- a CDS encoding HAMP domain-containing sensor histidine kinase, which translates to MKKSVKRKTACVMAVFLAILAIVTVLFLIKEENRSKDQFYREQILALNELEKLTEIGGESPAKEQIANMQEKLRQMDGEGRKVEEQKIILEIAGICALFIVVVFFYLYWVILRPFEELEEYAAEIAKGNLEVELPYRRTNLFGAFTWAFDHMRREIIKARACEKEAIENNKTVIATLSHDIKTPIASIRAYAEGLEANMDTSPERRSRYLSVIMRKCDEVTKLTNDLFLHSLSDLEKLQITLEAVDLKEVLAEVIEGMGQQTGNASVYQEIQMIGKVPQISVQADRKRLEQALENIITNARKYAPGTGIRLWVEQEQEGCQIHIKDGGTGILPEDMPFIFEKFYRGKNIENQSGAGLGLYIVDYIMKQMDGKVELKNSGDGLEVILELKLFLQ; encoded by the coding sequence ATGAAAAAGAGTGTGAAGAGAAAAACAGCGTGTGTCATGGCTGTTTTTCTTGCTATATTGGCAATAGTGACAGTGCTGTTTTTAATAAAAGAGGAAAATAGAAGCAAAGACCAATTTTATCGGGAACAGATATTGGCTCTAAACGAACTTGAAAAACTGACAGAAATAGGCGGAGAAAGTCCTGCAAAAGAGCAGATTGCAAATATGCAGGAGAAGTTGCGGCAGATGGATGGAGAGGGACGAAAAGTAGAAGAGCAGAAAATAATTCTGGAAATAGCAGGAATTTGTGCGCTTTTTATAGTTGTTGTATTTTTTTACCTCTATTGGGTAATACTACGTCCATTTGAAGAATTGGAAGAATACGCAGCGGAGATAGCAAAGGGGAATCTGGAAGTGGAACTGCCTTATCGCAGAACCAATCTTTTTGGTGCATTTACCTGGGCCTTCGACCATATGCGGCGAGAGATTATCAAGGCGCGTGCTTGTGAAAAGGAAGCCATTGAAAATAATAAGACAGTGATAGCAACATTGTCCCATGATATAAAAACGCCTATTGCATCCATTCGTGCCTATGCAGAAGGTTTGGAAGCAAATATGGATACCTCACCGGAACGAAGAAGCCGTTATTTATCGGTCATTATGAGAAAATGTGATGAAGTGACGAAACTTACCAATGATTTGTTCCTGCATTCTCTTTCGGATTTAGAGAAATTGCAGATTACTTTAGAGGCAGTAGACCTAAAAGAGGTTCTGGCAGAAGTGATAGAAGGAATGGGGCAGCAGACAGGAAACGCATCCGTGTATCAGGAAATACAGATGATTGGGAAAGTTCCGCAAATAAGTGTGCAGGCAGACCGAAAACGTTTGGAGCAGGCATTGGAAAATATCATTACTAATGCCAGAAAGTATGCTCCGGGAACCGGAATACGCTTATGGGTAGAACAGGAGCAGGAAGGGTGCCAGATACATATTAAGGATGGCGGTACAGGGATTTTACCGGAAGATATGCCATTTATTTTTGAAAAATTTTATCGCGGAAAAAATATAGAGAACCAGTCGGGAGCCGGACTGGGACTCTATATTGTAGATTACATTATGAAGCAGATGGATGGTAAAGTAGAATTAAAAAATAGTGGTGACGGGTTGGAAGTGATTTTGGAATTGAAATTATTCCTTCAGTAA
- a CDS encoding MinD/ParA family ATP-binding protein produces the protein MKIAFWSEHENAGTTFNMAAVACATVMLYPISVAVLAGGYEDRDLENQFRFAQKEEDNWRKQKFVAEENEYFVATGLDLLLRKSGTVKLTEDILKQNMKQVVTEKLYCLPCGKKQYAKWWDKEDLFQKMEQIEQQLENCFDVVFVDCGCRRDDFARRMLEQADVCVLNMPQERETIGNYYRNRVRLRGKIFFLVGNYFEESVYNRENLEKIYRIDEKSLGAIPYDVHLQAAGLNGKAQGYVKSQLQHRCGLEFEQELTRTTRLIMQLAGIESIKDS, from the coding sequence ATGAAAATAGCTTTTTGGAGTGAACATGAAAATGCAGGAACCACCTTTAATATGGCTGCGGTTGCCTGTGCAACAGTTATGCTCTATCCCATATCTGTGGCTGTATTAGCCGGTGGATACGAGGACCGGGATTTGGAGAATCAGTTTCGTTTTGCGCAAAAAGAAGAGGACAACTGGAGAAAACAGAAATTTGTAGCAGAAGAAAATGAGTATTTTGTGGCAACGGGGCTAGACCTTTTGCTTCGCAAAAGTGGAACGGTGAAACTGACGGAAGACATATTGAAACAAAATATGAAACAAGTAGTGACAGAAAAATTATATTGTCTTCCTTGTGGAAAAAAGCAATATGCCAAATGGTGGGATAAAGAAGATTTGTTTCAAAAAATGGAGCAGATTGAGCAACAACTGGAAAATTGTTTTGATGTGGTATTTGTTGACTGCGGATGCCGAAGAGATGATTTTGCCAGAAGGATGTTGGAGCAGGCAGATGTTTGTGTGCTAAATATGCCTCAGGAACGAGAAACTATCGGAAATTATTATCGAAATCGTGTGAGGCTGCGAGGAAAAATATTTTTTCTGGTAGGAAATTATTTTGAAGAATCCGTCTATAATAGGGAGAATTTAGAAAAAATATACCGGATTGATGAAAAAAGTCTGGGAGCTATTCCGTATGATGTACATCTTCAGGCAGCAGGGCTGAACGGGAAGGCACAAGGATATGTAAAAAGCCAGCTGCAGCACAGATGTGGTCTGGAGTTTGAACAAGAACTCACAAGAACTACCCGGCTAATTATGCAGCTGGCAGGAATAGAATCTATAAAAGATTCTTAG
- a CDS encoding transposase: MAFVTNDNQQLTLTDSTFNLTQREKRVLEKSWANTFAEKVFPAIDESIFSVLYSDKASRPNTPVNVIVGALILKEALGDTDDELVEALMFDVRYQYALHTTSFEEQPLSDRTLSRFRARVLAYETEHDVDLIHECIVKMAKEIAEFMNISPNMQRMDSLMIAANIKNLSLLELFYTCVANLAKIMNQREITLPEEQYHYIEKDDYNRCIYHQRNLDATERTIVVMHDAEKLIELCDKTGNLDDTSEYQLLIRLLKERTIIDDDGTRRLRKKEEVENPSEVLLNPSDPEATFRYKAGGKNLGYVGNVVESVGEKGSLITDYAYEKNIYADNQFMKDYLEQQDTFDEGAFMVADGAYSGETNSRIAASHNLKLVTTNFTGRKPDEIYADFKFSDDGHFLLECINGCTPEECTYDSGNERSVAHFKTEECSSCPYKDRCQPRFLKTKVRKEVSWKAVGRAKQLQYMKTEEFSRYSRFRNGVEAVPSLLRRRYNVDKIPTRGKNRTRFHFGFKIAALNFQKLLDYINNLDNCAPKTKTA; the protein is encoded by the coding sequence ATGGCTTTTGTTACTAATGATAATCAACAACTAACTCTGACAGATAGCACTTTTAATCTCACGCAAAGAGAAAAAAGGGTTTTGGAAAAATCATGGGCAAATACTTTTGCAGAAAAAGTTTTTCCAGCTATTGATGAAAGTATTTTTTCTGTTCTATATAGCGATAAAGCTTCTCGTCCCAATACACCTGTAAATGTAATTGTTGGGGCACTGATTCTGAAAGAAGCTCTTGGTGATACTGATGATGAATTAGTGGAAGCACTTATGTTTGATGTTCGTTATCAGTATGCTCTTCATACAACAAGCTTTGAAGAACAGCCTCTCAGTGATCGTACATTAAGCAGATTTAGGGCAAGAGTATTAGCATATGAGACAGAGCATGATGTTGATCTGATTCATGAATGCATTGTGAAGATGGCAAAAGAGATAGCTGAATTTATGAATATATCTCCAAACATGCAACGAATGGACAGCTTAATGATTGCAGCTAATATAAAAAATCTTTCTTTGTTAGAACTGTTTTATACATGTGTTGCCAACCTTGCGAAAATAATGAATCAACGTGAAATCACTCTTCCGGAGGAACAATACCACTACATCGAAAAAGATGATTATAATCGCTGCATATATCACCAAAGAAATCTTGATGCTACAGAGCGAACAATTGTTGTGATGCATGACGCCGAAAAACTTATTGAGCTTTGCGATAAAACAGGTAATCTTGATGATACCAGTGAATACCAGCTTCTCATTCGCCTCTTAAAAGAAAGAACAATCATTGATGATGACGGAACCAGACGTCTTCGGAAAAAGGAAGAAGTTGAAAATCCATCTGAAGTTTTATTAAACCCATCTGATCCAGAGGCTACTTTTCGATACAAAGCCGGTGGAAAGAACTTAGGCTACGTTGGAAATGTTGTTGAATCCGTTGGTGAAAAAGGAAGCCTTATAACTGACTACGCGTACGAGAAAAATATATATGCTGACAATCAGTTTATGAAAGATTATCTGGAACAACAGGATACTTTTGATGAAGGAGCCTTCATGGTAGCGGATGGTGCTTATAGCGGCGAAACGAATTCGCGGATAGCTGCATCACATAATCTCAAGCTGGTAACAACAAATTTTACCGGTCGTAAGCCAGATGAAATATATGCTGACTTTAAATTTTCCGATGATGGACATTTTTTACTTGAATGTATCAATGGATGTACACCAGAGGAATGTACCTATGACTCTGGAAATGAACGCTCAGTTGCCCACTTCAAAACAGAGGAATGCAGTTCATGCCCGTATAAAGACCGTTGTCAACCACGCTTTCTGAAAACAAAAGTCCGTAAGGAAGTTTCATGGAAAGCAGTAGGAAGAGCAAAACAGCTGCAATACATGAAGACCGAAGAATTCAGCCGGTACTCTCGCTTTCGAAATGGAGTGGAGGCAGTTCCATCCCTTCTACGAAGAAGATATAACGTAGATAAGATTCCAACGCGCGGCAAGAATCGAACCAGATTTCATTTTGGATTTAAAATAGCAGCATTAAATTTTCAAAAGTTATTGGATTATATCAATAACTTAGATAATTGTGCTCCAAAAACTAAAACAGCATAA
- a CDS encoding Uma2 family endonuclease: MPLLRDDNYTTDYIYSLPEGKRVELIDGQIYDMAPPARLHQKILMELSANIRDYIKQKGGSCEVYPAPFAVFLNQNNKTYVEPDISVICDKSKLDDRGCNGAPDWIIEIVSPGSTRMDYSIKLFKYRTSGVREYWIVNPMKKTIQTYSFEGDEDSNQFFFDENVKVGIYEDFEINLADLLKE; encoded by the coding sequence ATGCCATTATTAAGGGATGATAACTATACAACAGACTACATCTACTCTCTGCCCGAAGGTAAACGTGTAGAACTGATTGACGGACAGATTTATGATATGGCTCCACCAGCACGTCTTCATCAGAAAATTCTAATGGAGTTATCTGCAAATATTCGTGACTATATTAAGCAAAAAGGTGGTTCCTGCGAAGTTTATCCTGCTCCCTTTGCTGTCTTTCTGAATCAAAATAACAAGACCTATGTGGAACCGGATATTTCTGTCATCTGCGACAAAAGCAAGCTGGATGATCGTGGTTGCAACGGTGCACCGGACTGGATTATTGAAATTGTATCTCCCGGAAGCACCCGCATGGATTATTCTATTAAACTATTTAAATACCGTACTTCCGGTGTCCGCGAATATTGGATTGTGAATCCAATGAAAAAAACAATCCAGACATATTCTTTTGAAGGTGATGAAGACTCCAACCAGTTCTTCTTTGACGAAAATGTGAAAGTTGGAATATATGAAGATTTTGAAATCAACCTTGCTGATTTACTGAAGGAATAA
- a CDS encoding response regulator transcription factor, with protein sequence MKRKILIVDDDKDLSMIVQDMLEDYGYQTTLALSAEEAYEKMAANSYHLVLLDINLPESSGFEVCQELRRISTVPVIFASARTSEDDKVTGLDMGADDYLAKPYSLKELLSRINSLMRRTYGFQEEGQTYYLGEHKEICISTGSRSVTKKGKQVSLSLKEFDLLVCLAEHMNESMAKETLLQEVWGAFSEVELSTVAVHIRWLREKLEEDPSNPKMIKTVWGIGYMLVGGMEE encoded by the coding sequence ATGAAAAGAAAAATATTAATCGTGGATGATGATAAGGATTTATCTATGATTGTGCAGGACATGCTAGAGGACTATGGGTATCAGACGACTCTTGCACTATCAGCAGAAGAAGCATATGAAAAGATGGCGGCGAATAGCTACCATCTTGTTTTGCTAGACATTAATCTGCCGGAAAGCAGTGGGTTTGAAGTGTGTCAGGAACTTCGTAGAATCTCTACCGTTCCAGTTATTTTTGCAAGTGCCAGAACTAGTGAAGATGATAAGGTAACAGGGCTTGATATGGGAGCAGATGATTATCTGGCAAAGCCTTATTCTTTGAAAGAACTGTTGTCCAGAATTAACTCACTTATGCGACGTACTTATGGATTTCAAGAGGAAGGACAGACTTATTATCTGGGAGAACATAAGGAAATCTGTATTTCCACAGGGAGCAGAAGTGTTACTAAGAAGGGAAAGCAGGTATCACTTTCCTTAAAAGAGTTTGATTTATTAGTATGCCTCGCAGAACACATGAATGAAAGCATGGCAAAAGAAACATTGCTACAGGAAGTGTGGGGAGCCTTTAGTGAGGTGGAATTATCCACGGTAGCGGTGCATATTCGCTGGCTGCGGGAGAAACTGGAAGAAGACCCGTCTAATCCTAAGATGATAAAAACGGTATGGGGAATCGGCTATATGCTGGTGGGAGGTATGGAAGAATGA
- the dapA gene encoding 4-hydroxy-tetrahydrodipicolinate synthase, whose amino-acid sequence MALFKGAGVAIITPMKKNLEVDYEKLGAIIEDQIQNGTDSIIITGTTGEASTLTEEEHLETIRAAVSFVKKRIPVIAGTGSNCTRTAIDLSKEAQKAGADGLLVVTPYYNKATQKGLINHYTQIAGNVDIPIILYNVPSRTGCKIAPETAATLVKDVENIVGMKDAVGDISYSLKVMELTQGDIDLYSGEDGQVIPLLACGGIGVISVLSNVAPKFTHDMVMNYLNGNREEALKMQLKAIPLVEALFCEVNPIPVKAAMNLMGWEVGSLRSPLGDMEPENVERLKKAMQDFGI is encoded by the coding sequence ATGGCACTTTTTAAGGGAGCCGGTGTTGCAATTATTACACCAATGAAGAAAAATCTGGAAGTAGATTATGAAAAGCTGGGAGCAATTATCGAAGACCAGATTCAGAATGGCACTGACAGTATTATTATTACCGGAACAACCGGAGAGGCATCAACCCTTACTGAGGAAGAGCATCTAGAGACTATCCGGGCAGCGGTATCCTTTGTAAAGAAGCGGATTCCGGTTATTGCAGGAACAGGTTCTAACTGTACTCGGACAGCAATTGACTTGTCAAAGGAGGCTCAGAAGGCTGGAGCAGACGGACTTTTGGTAGTAACACCTTATTATAATAAAGCAACGCAGAAGGGACTTATCAATCATTATACCCAGATTGCCGGTAATGTGGATATTCCAATTATTTTATATAATGTTCCAAGCAGAACCGGATGTAAGATTGCACCGGAAACGGCAGCAACTTTGGTAAAGGATGTAGAAAATATTGTGGGAATGAAGGATGCGGTTGGTGACATTTCTTATAGTTTAAAAGTAATGGAACTGACACAGGGAGATATTGACCTCTATTCCGGTGAAGATGGACAGGTAATTCCTTTGCTTGCATGCGGAGGTATTGGTGTTATTTCTGTATTGTCCAATGTTGCACCAAAGTTTACCCATGATATGGTCATGAATTACTTAAATGGAAATCGTGAAGAAGCATTGAAGATGCAGCTTAAGGCAATTCCATTAGTAGAGGCATTGTTCTGCGAGGTAAACCCAATTCCGGTAAAAGCAGCTATGAATCTGATGGGATGGGAAGTAGGTTCCTTACGTTCTCCATTGGGTGATATGGAGCCGGAAAATGTAGAGAGATTGAAAAAAGCAATGCAGGATTTTGGTATTTAA
- a CDS encoding ABC transporter ATP-binding protein, translating to MSEILLSAKDVCKSFANNGEQNHILNHVSFDLYQGDFTVIMGASGSGKSTLLYSISGMDCVTAGEVFYKGKKISGCREKEMARLRAEEFGFVFQQIHLVSNLTLLENVTVPGFMDKKKSATEVKERALHLLEKVNVLHAKDRLPAQVSGGEAQRAAMARAVIAEPGLLFADEPTGALNRRNTEDVLDLMTEMNRDGQSILMVTHDVRAALRADRLLYLEDGKIGGEMKLPPYTPEEARNRETQITAWLASMEW from the coding sequence ATGAGTGAAATTTTATTATCGGCAAAGGATGTATGTAAGAGTTTTGCCAATAACGGAGAACAGAATCACATATTAAATCATGTATCATTTGATTTGTATCAGGGAGACTTCACTGTAATCATGGGAGCTTCCGGTTCAGGAAAATCAACTCTTTTATACAGCATCAGTGGAATGGATTGTGTGACGGCAGGAGAAGTTTTCTACAAAGGAAAGAAAATTAGTGGATGCAGAGAAAAAGAGATGGCACGTTTACGGGCAGAGGAATTTGGTTTTGTATTTCAGCAGATTCATCTGGTAAGTAATCTGACTTTGCTGGAAAATGTAACCGTTCCGGGATTTATGGATAAGAAGAAAAGTGCAACAGAGGTAAAGGAACGGGCTTTGCATTTGTTAGAAAAAGTAAATGTATTGCATGCAAAGGACAGACTTCCTGCACAGGTGTCCGGAGGAGAAGCACAGAGAGCTGCCATGGCAAGAGCAGTGATTGCAGAGCCGGGACTGCTGTTTGCAGATGAGCCTACCGGAGCATTGAATCGACGAAATACGGAAGATGTGTTGGATTTAATGACCGAGATGAACCGAGATGGACAGAGTATTCTTATGGTAACGCATGATGTCCGGGCAGCGCTTCGAGCAGACCGATTGCTCTATCTGGAAGATGGAAAAATCGGTGGAGAAATGAAGTTACCGCCTTATACCCCGGAGGAAGCTAGAAATCGCGAGACCCAGATTACTGCATGGCTTGCTTCTATGGAATGGTAG
- a CDS encoding cob(I)yrinic acid a,c-diamide adenosyltransferase, whose translation MYEEKVTVYCGNGKGKTTAALGYAIQCASQGKSVIIIQFLKGKKEEELEFLRRLEPEIKLFSFARSEKNFAELSEEEKQEESMNIRNGFNFAKKVLVTGECNLLILDEFLGLLDNQMVSEEELESLMNAKSEDTEIMFTGRVMSDVLRKYSGKIYEIQSEE comes from the coding sequence ATGTATGAGGAAAAGGTTACTGTTTATTGCGGTAATGGAAAAGGTAAGACAACAGCAGCTCTTGGATATGCAATACAGTGTGCAAGTCAGGGAAAGAGTGTAATTATTATTCAATTTTTAAAGGGAAAAAAAGAGGAGGAACTGGAATTCTTAAGAAGGTTGGAGCCAGAGATAAAATTATTTAGCTTTGCACGTTCCGAAAAGAATTTTGCAGAACTTTCCGAAGAAGAAAAACAAGAAGAGAGTATGAATATCCGAAATGGATTTAATTTTGCCAAGAAAGTTTTGGTGACAGGAGAATGTAATCTCTTGATTTTAGATGAGTTTTTGGGCTTGTTAGATAATCAGATGGTTTCTGAAGAAGAATTAGAAAGTCTGATGAATGCTAAGTCGGAAGACACAGAGATTATGTTTACCGGAAGAGTTATGAGTGATGTGCTTCGTAAGTATTCTGGTAAGATATATGAGATTCAAAGCGAAGAATAG
- a CDS encoding FtsX-like permease family protein translates to MDIFTILKANIRRQKSSFVGIFILMLIVSLAMTAVLTISVNSQKSDEEALEHVGFGDMLVLMDNEGQEEGKELIQKVEEHDEVEKVQVIPAICANFKEINGESNGSSVMLERYDPSELDFRIFDESGTGYIEEPEALKAGEIYAPICYSTSYHCKVGDTIPVKLMKHTENYTIKGFFEDPFMGSSMMGIKTVLVSDADMEIMLKSIREGTADSISEGMLLNIFRKENSNLSYLKFQQELNKDTGVAGYAWISMGTSQAMGYMLIMIRIFSGSFLVFIALLLIITLIIMNHSIGSSIEMEYVNLGILKAVGVTQGKLKVILMLQYLLSALLGAVIGVPLAIPVIKMINKITTPVVGILTPNYLAMIPCFMALLGIMAFLVLFISMKLRKLKEITPVRAICGGKENIYFSSRLELPIRKKGMSFWLAFRQLTSNGKKYISVGVITGLLVFFMIMMGHMDAWMGEDGTEFSRIFDATEYDLWVHCYNEDIQEEVEETIESYSKIGLGCQKVTDL, encoded by the coding sequence ATGGATATCTTTACGATTTTAAAGGCGAATATCCGTCGCCAGAAGAGTAGCTTTGTTGGTATTTTTATTTTAATGTTAATTGTATCACTAGCCATGACCGCTGTGTTGACCATAAGCGTTAATTCCCAGAAAAGTGATGAAGAAGCATTGGAGCATGTAGGCTTTGGGGATATGCTGGTGTTAATGGATAATGAGGGACAAGAAGAAGGAAAAGAACTGATACAGAAGGTAGAGGAGCATGATGAGGTAGAAAAAGTTCAGGTAATCCCGGCAATATGCGCCAACTTCAAAGAAATCAACGGAGAGTCTAATGGAAGTAGCGTGATGCTGGAGCGGTATGACCCATCAGAATTGGATTTCCGGATTTTTGATGAAAGTGGAACCGGATACATAGAAGAACCGGAAGCGTTGAAGGCAGGAGAAATCTATGCGCCAATTTGTTACAGTACATCTTATCACTGTAAAGTGGGAGATACGATACCGGTTAAGTTAATGAAGCATACAGAAAACTATACCATAAAAGGCTTTTTCGAAGATCCGTTTATGGGAAGTAGCATGATGGGAATAAAGACCGTGCTTGTCAGCGATGCGGATATGGAAATAATGCTGAAAAGTATTCGAGAGGGAACCGCAGATTCTATAAGTGAGGGAATGCTGTTAAATATCTTTCGGAAGGAAAACAGCAATCTAAGTTATTTGAAATTTCAGCAAGAATTGAACAAGGATACCGGAGTAGCCGGCTATGCATGGATTAGTATGGGAACCAGTCAGGCGATGGGGTATATGCTGATTATGATTCGGATTTTTAGTGGAAGTTTCTTGGTATTTATTGCATTGTTGTTGATTATTACACTGATTATCATGAATCACAGTATTGGCAGTAGCATTGAAATGGAATATGTGAACTTGGGAATATTGAAGGCAGTGGGCGTTACGCAGGGAAAATTAAAAGTGATATTGATGCTGCAATATTTGCTTAGTGCTTTACTTGGAGCAGTTATTGGAGTACCACTGGCAATTCCTGTGATAAAAATGATAAACAAAATCACTACACCAGTGGTTGGAATACTCACACCGAATTATTTGGCGATGATACCATGTTTTATGGCGTTATTGGGAATTATGGCGTTTCTTGTATTGTTTATCTCCATGAAATTGCGGAAGCTAAAGGAGATTACACCGGTAAGGGCAATCTGTGGTGGAAAAGAAAATATTTACTTTTCCAGTCGTTTGGAGTTGCCAATTCGAAAAAAAGGGATGTCCTTTTGGCTGGCATTTCGTCAGTTGACTTCTAATGGAAAAAAATATATCAGTGTAGGCGTAATTACGGGGCTACTAGTGTTTTTCATGATTATGATGGGGCATATGGATGCATGGATGGGAGAAGATGGTACGGAATTCTCACGAATATTTGATGCAACAGAGTATGACCTGTGGGTGCATTGCTATAATGAGGATATACAGGAAGAAGTAGAAGAGACCATTGAAAGCTATTCTAAAATAGGATTAGGGTGTCAAAAGGTTACTGACCTTTGA
- a CDS encoding peptidylprolyl isomerase yields MAQNPIVTFEMENGDIMKAELYPQIAPNTVNNFISLINKGYYDGLIFHRVIRGFMIQGGCPDGTGMGGPGYSIKGEFSQNGFTNELKHTPGVLSMARTMAPDSAGSQFFIMHQNSPHLDGAYAAFGQITEGMDVVNKIAETATDYSDRPMEPQVMKKVTVETFGETYPEPETC; encoded by the coding sequence ATGGCACAAAATCCAATTGTTACATTTGAAATGGAAAATGGCGATATTATGAAAGCCGAACTATATCCGCAGATTGCGCCGAACACTGTAAATAATTTTATCAGTCTGATTAATAAAGGTTATTACGACGGCCTTATCTTTCATCGTGTCATCCGCGGATTTATGATTCAAGGCGGATGCCCGGATGGTACCGGCATGGGTGGTCCCGGCTATAGTATCAAAGGTGAATTTTCTCAGAATGGATTTACAAACGAATTAAAACATACTCCCGGCGTTCTTTCCATGGCAAGAACTATGGCACCGGATTCTGCCGGTTCCCAGTTCTTCATCATGCATCAGAACTCTCCTCATCTGGACGGCGCATATGCTGCCTTCGGTCAAATCACAGAAGGTATGGATGTAGTAAACAAAATTGCTGAAACCGCTACTGATTATTCTGACCGCCCTATGGAGCCACAGGTTATGAAAAAGGTTACTGTTGAGACTTTTGGTGAGACTTATCCGGAACCTGAAACCTGCTAA
- a CDS encoding single-stranded DNA-binding protein, with amino-acid sequence MADKIFENNQVTVIGEIISDFQYSHQVYGEGFYMIEVSVNRLSNYADTIPVMISERLIDTQQSYIGQCIRVDGQFRSYNRHEEKKNRLVLSVFARELEFVSEIPEGEKSNQIFLDGYICKPPIYRKTPLGREIADLLIAVNRSYGKSDYIPCICWGRNARFASAFEVGGHVQIYGRIQSREYVKKLSETEAEHRIAYEISVSKVEYLE; translated from the coding sequence ATGGCAGATAAAATTTTTGAAAACAATCAGGTAACAGTAATAGGAGAAATCATTTCAGACTTTCAGTACAGCCATCAAGTGTATGGGGAAGGGTTCTATATGATAGAGGTATCTGTAAATCGTCTTAGTAATTATGCAGATACCATACCGGTGATGATTTCGGAACGATTGATTGATACACAGCAATCCTATATTGGACAGTGTATTCGGGTGGACGGACAGTTTCGTTCTTACAATCGTCACGAAGAAAAGAAAAACCGTTTGGTACTGTCTGTCTTTGCCCGCGAGTTGGAATTTGTATCAGAGATTCCGGAGGGAGAGAAAAGCAATCAGATTTTTTTGGATGGGTATATCTGCAAACCGCCGATTTATCGAAAGACCCCATTGGGAAGAGAAATTGCAGATTTATTGATTGCGGTAAACCGATCTTATGGAAAATCTGATTACATACCTTGTATCTGTTGGGGAAGAAATGCACGTTTTGCCTCGGCCTTTGAGGTGGGCGGGCATGTACAGATCTATGGAAGGATTCAGAGCAGAGAATATGTGAAAAAACTCTCGGAAACGGAGGCAGAACACCGTATTGCTTATGAAATATCTGTAAGTAAAGTGGAATATTTGGAATAA
- the dapB gene encoding 4-hydroxy-tetrahydrodipicolinate reductase translates to MVRMIMHGCNGKMGQVITGICKEDENIEIVAGIDPYTGLENTYPVFAKITECDVEADVIVDFAAAPAVDDLLAYSVEKQIPVVLCTTGMTEEQLAKVEETSKKVAVLKSANMSLGINMLMDLLQKAAKVLAPAGFDMEIVEKHHNQKLDAPSGTALALADSINEALDNAYDYKYDRSQERKKREKYEIGIQAVRGGNIVGEHEVIFAGTDEVIEFKHTAYSKAVFAKGAVEAAKFLAGKPAGRYEMSDVIAAR, encoded by the coding sequence ATGGTAAGAATGATAATGCACGGATGTAACGGAAAAATGGGACAGGTTATTACAGGAATCTGTAAAGAAGATGAGAATATTGAAATAGTAGCTGGAATTGATCCATATACCGGACTTGAGAACACCTATCCTGTATTTGCAAAAATCACAGAATGCGATGTAGAGGCGGATGTAATTGTTGATTTTGCAGCAGCACCGGCAGTAGATGATTTGTTGGCATACAGTGTGGAAAAACAGATTCCTGTAGTATTATGTACGACTGGAATGACAGAGGAGCAGTTAGCAAAAGTAGAAGAGACAAGTAAAAAGGTAGCAGTTTTAAAATCTGCAAATATGTCTTTGGGAATTAATATGCTTATGGACTTACTTCAGAAGGCTGCGAAGGTACTGGCACCGGCAGGATTCGATATGGAAATCGTAGAAAAGCATCATAATCAGAAGTTGGATGCACCAAGTGGAACAGCCCTTGCACTTGCCGATTCTATCAATGAAGCTTTGGACAATGCATATGATTATAAATATGATAGAAGTCAGGAAAGAAAAAAACGCGAGAAATATGAAATTGGTATTCAGGCAGTCAGAGGCGGAAACATTGTAGGAGAACATGAGGTGATTTTTGCCGGAACAGATGAAGTGATTGAATTCAAGCATACAGCATATTCTAAGGCTGTATTTGCAAAGGGAGCAGTAGAGGCAGCAAAGTTTTTAGCAGGAAAGCCGGCAGGAAGATATGAAATGAGCGATGTTATTGCAGCTCGTTAG